From a single Pseudomonas triticicola genomic region:
- the dinB gene encoding DNA polymerase IV, whose protein sequence is MTQRKIIHIDCDCFYAAIEMRDDPRLAGKPLAVGGSADRRGVIATCNYEARAYGVRSAMASGHALKLCPDLTIVKPRMEAYREASKEIHTIFADYTDLIEPLSLDEAYLDVSDSAHFGGSATRIAQDIRRRVSNQLHITVSAGVAPNKFLAKIASDWKKPNGLFVITPDQVEEFVSGLPVSKLHGVGKVTADKLGKLGIVDCQHLREWGRLALVREFGSFGERLWNLARGIDDRLVHNDSRRQSISVENTYDVDLPDLRSCLEKLPELLDTLKTRMARIDSSYRPGKPFVKVKFHDFTQTTLEQAGAGRDLGSYQLMLTQAFNRGGKPVRLLGVGVRLEDLRGGFEQMELFER, encoded by the coding sequence ATGACCCAGCGAAAAATCATCCACATCGACTGTGACTGTTTCTACGCCGCCATCGAGATGCGCGATGATCCGCGTCTGGCCGGCAAGCCGTTGGCGGTGGGTGGTTCGGCGGATCGGCGCGGGGTGATCGCCACCTGCAACTATGAAGCGCGCGCCTATGGTGTGCGCTCGGCCATGGCTTCCGGGCATGCATTAAAGCTGTGCCCGGACCTGACCATCGTCAAGCCGCGCATGGAGGCTTATCGCGAAGCGTCGAAGGAGATTCATACGATCTTTGCCGACTACACCGACCTGATCGAGCCGCTGTCGCTGGACGAGGCCTATCTCGATGTGTCGGACAGCGCGCATTTCGGCGGCAGCGCCACGCGCATCGCTCAGGACATTCGTCGCCGGGTCTCCAATCAGTTGCACATCACCGTCTCGGCTGGCGTTGCGCCAAACAAGTTTCTGGCGAAGATCGCCAGCGACTGGAAAAAACCCAACGGCTTGTTCGTGATCACCCCGGATCAGGTCGAGGAGTTCGTCAGTGGTCTGCCGGTGAGCAAGCTGCACGGCGTCGGCAAGGTCACCGCCGACAAGCTCGGCAAGCTTGGCATCGTTGACTGCCAGCACCTGCGCGAGTGGGGCAGGCTGGCGCTGGTGCGCGAATTCGGCAGTTTCGGCGAGCGCTTGTGGAATCTCGCCCGTGGAATCGATGACCGTCTGGTGCACAACGACAGCCGGCGTCAGTCGATCAGCGTGGAAAACACCTACGACGTTGATCTGCCGGACTTGCGCAGCTGCCTGGAAAAATTGCCCGAGCTGCTCGATACCCTGAAAACCCGCATGGCGCGGATCGACAGCAGTTATCGACCGGGCAAGCCGTTCGTCAAAGTCAAATTTCATGATTTCACCCAGACCACGCTGGAACAGGCCGGGGCAGGGCGTGACCTGGGCAGTTACCAGTTGATGCTGACGCAGGCGTTCAATCGCGGCGGCAAACCGGTGCGGTTGTTAGG